A genomic region of Laribacter hongkongensis DSM 14985 contains the following coding sequences:
- the wecB gene encoding non-hydrolyzing UDP-N-acetylglucosamine 2-epimerase, which translates to MLKVMTIVGTRPELIKMSRVIAELDLHTQHVLVHTGQNYDYELNQLFFEELAIRRPDHFLEAVGSNAAQTISRVIEKSDEVMEQEKPDAVLLYGDTNSCLAVISAKRRKIPVFHMEAGNRCFDQRVPEELNRKVLDHLSDINLVLTEHARRYLIAEGVRPETIIKTGSHMREVLDYYMPKIQASDVLARMGLELGRYFIVSAHREENVDTPKNLTDMVETLNSLAAQYQLPVIVSTHPRTQKRLDALNGVYLDSRIQFLKPFSFCDYVKLQMEALCVVSDSGTITEEGSLLNLPAVTIRNAHERPEGMDVGTLIMAGLRKDRVLDAVRVIIAQHERNARVMAPVEDYEAQSVSKKILRIILSYTDYVNRTVWRKDD; encoded by the coding sequence ATGCTTAAGGTCATGACAATAGTTGGAACACGCCCTGAACTGATCAAAATGAGTAGGGTAATTGCCGAGTTGGATCTACACACCCAGCATGTGTTAGTTCATACCGGGCAAAACTATGACTACGAACTCAATCAGCTCTTTTTCGAAGAGCTGGCTATCCGCAGGCCAGATCATTTCTTGGAAGCCGTCGGAAGTAATGCTGCTCAGACCATCTCACGCGTCATTGAAAAATCAGACGAGGTCATGGAGCAGGAAAAGCCTGATGCTGTCTTGCTTTACGGCGACACCAATTCTTGCTTGGCGGTTATTTCGGCCAAGCGTCGGAAGATACCCGTATTTCACATGGAGGCCGGCAACCGCTGCTTCGATCAGCGCGTTCCCGAAGAGCTGAACCGCAAGGTATTGGACCACCTCAGCGATATCAACTTGGTACTGACAGAGCATGCGCGTCGCTACCTGATTGCAGAAGGCGTTCGCCCGGAAACCATCATTAAGACTGGTTCGCACATGCGCGAAGTGCTTGATTATTACATGCCTAAGATCCAAGCATCGGATGTTCTGGCGCGTATGGGGCTTGAACTTGGGCGGTATTTTATTGTGAGTGCTCACCGTGAAGAAAACGTTGATACTCCTAAGAACCTCACCGATATGGTGGAGACGCTTAATTCCTTGGCGGCGCAATACCAGCTCCCGGTCATCGTGTCGACTCATCCGCGAACTCAGAAGCGTCTGGATGCGCTTAACGGCGTTTATCTGGACAGCCGTATCCAGTTCCTTAAGCCATTCAGCTTCTGTGATTACGTCAAACTTCAAATGGAGGCGCTCTGCGTCGTTTCAGATAGTGGGACCATCACTGAAGAAGGTTCTTTGCTTAACTTGCCCGCAGTGACTATTCGGAATGCACACGAGCGCCCGGAAGGAATGGATGTTGGCACTCTGATCATGGCAGGTTTAAGAAAGGATCGGGTACTTGATGCAGTGCGTGTAATCATTGCACAGCATGAACGAAACGCAAGGGTGATGGCACCTGTAGAGGACTACGAAGCACAGTCGGTTTCCAAGAAAATCTTGCGCATAATCTTGAGCTATACCGATTACGTAAATCGAACTGTTTGGCGAAAAGACGACTGA
- a CDS encoding sugar transferase has translation MKRLFDLVLVLVVTVFLALPIVAVAVAVRLTSPGPALYWSDRVGRYNRIFKMPKFRSMRIDTPAVATHLLQNPSQWLTPIGSFLRKSSLDELPQLWSILKGDMSFVGPRPALFNQEDLIALRTEKGVHELAPGLTGWAQINGRDELPIPRKIQLDLEYLQRRSLLFDLKILWITALKVLARHGVSH, from the coding sequence ATGAAGCGTTTGTTTGACTTGGTGCTGGTGTTGGTGGTCACCGTATTTTTGGCGCTGCCAATTGTAGCTGTGGCGGTGGCCGTTCGGCTGACTTCCCCAGGGCCCGCTCTTTACTGGAGCGACCGGGTCGGTCGCTACAATCGTATCTTCAAAATGCCCAAGTTCCGCAGCATGCGTATTGATACCCCTGCGGTGGCTACGCACCTGCTGCAGAACCCGAGCCAATGGCTGACCCCGATTGGCTCCTTTCTGCGTAAATCCAGTTTGGACGAGTTGCCCCAGTTGTGGAGTATTCTGAAAGGCGATATGAGCTTTGTGGGCCCACGACCTGCGCTGTTTAACCAAGAAGATCTAATTGCCTTACGCACTGAAAAGGGCGTGCACGAACTGGCGCCAGGCCTGACTGGGTGGGCACAAATCAACGGAAGAGATGAACTGCCGATTCCTCGGAAAATTCAATTGGACTTGGAATATCTGCAGCGACGGTCGCTACTGTTCGATCTGAAGATTTTATGGATAACGGCATTGAAGGTTCTGGCAAGACATGGAGTGTCACATTGA
- a CDS encoding THUMP domain-containing class I SAM-dependent RNA methyltransferase has translation MLVNRFFAPCPRGLEAVLADELVTLGAADVEPVDGGVGFGGNLELMMRVNLHSRIASRVLWRIGGGRYRDERDIYRLARGIDWPLLFSVGRTFKVKTDAVKSPVRSIDYVSLTVKDAICDVFRERRGQRPNIDTQAPDMRVHVFLSGNEVTFYLDTSGEPLFKRGWRIATGAAPLRENLAAGILRLAHWTPDTPLLDPMCGSGTFLVEAAMMALDHAPGLSRRFAFEALESFQPATWQRLQAEAKARRQPARNLPLWGVDRDPEALQAARQNLAHAGLEAAIHLTQADFLRTPAPAPSGIIVSNPPYGVRLDELDMLAAFYPQLGDWLKREMAGWTAYVLTADLRLAKMVRLSPSKRTPLRNGALDCRLFEIRVVPGSNRRDKAAD, from the coding sequence ATGTTAGTCAACCGTTTTTTTGCCCCCTGCCCGCGTGGACTGGAAGCCGTTCTGGCAGACGAACTTGTCACCCTGGGTGCTGCCGATGTCGAGCCGGTGGATGGCGGCGTCGGCTTTGGCGGCAACCTTGAGCTGATGATGCGGGTCAACCTGCACTCGCGCATCGCCAGCCGCGTGCTGTGGCGCATCGGCGGTGGCCGTTACCGCGACGAGCGCGACATTTACCGGCTGGCGCGCGGCATCGACTGGCCGCTGCTGTTCAGCGTCGGGCGCACGTTCAAGGTCAAGACCGATGCGGTCAAAAGCCCGGTACGCAGCATTGATTACGTGTCGCTGACCGTCAAGGATGCCATCTGCGACGTCTTCCGCGAACGCCGCGGACAACGCCCGAACATCGACACCCAGGCACCGGACATGCGCGTGCACGTGTTCCTGTCCGGCAACGAAGTTACTTTCTACCTCGACACCTCGGGCGAGCCGCTGTTCAAGCGCGGCTGGCGCATTGCCACCGGCGCGGCACCGCTGCGGGAAAACCTGGCCGCCGGCATCCTGCGGCTGGCGCACTGGACTCCGGACACCCCGCTGCTGGATCCGATGTGCGGCAGCGGCACCTTTCTGGTCGAAGCGGCCATGATGGCCTTGGACCATGCGCCAGGCCTGTCGCGCCGCTTTGCCTTCGAGGCACTGGAAAGCTTCCAGCCCGCTACGTGGCAACGCCTACAAGCCGAAGCCAAGGCACGCCGGCAACCGGCGCGCAATCTGCCGCTCTGGGGCGTGGACCGCGATCCCGAAGCCCTGCAGGCTGCCCGCCAGAACCTGGCCCATGCCGGCTTGGAAGCCGCCATCCACCTGACCCAGGCGGATTTCCTGCGTACCCCGGCGCCAGCGCCCTCCGGCATCATCGTCAGCAACCCGCCCTATGGTGTGCGTCTGGACGAACTCGACATGCTGGCGGCGTTTTATCCGCAGCTGGGCGACTGGCTCAAGCGCGAAATGGCCGGCTGGACTGCCTACGTACTGACCGCCGACCTGCGGCTGGCCAAGATGGTGCGACTGTCGCCCAGCAAGCGTACCCCGCTGCGCAACGGCGCCCTCGACTGCCGCCTGTTTGAAATCCGTGTGGTGCCCGGCAGCAACCGGCGCGACAAGGCTGCGGACTGA
- a CDS encoding polysaccharide biosynthesis protein, with product MDNGIEGSGKTWSVTLKKIIDYFQGSGLKRLHAMTKPLIKLALPILALPRAAKRFIVLSVDLGLCILTVWLAYYLRLGEFVALSGTALWAVGASIGIALPIFIVSGLYRAIFRYSGWPALLVVSRAVGIYGLLYASIFTAIGVTEVPRTVGIIQPILLLLLVGVTRALARVWLGDQYLNILKKASRSKVLIYGAGSTGRQLVGAMANSHEMQVVGFLDDDDRLHGHVLNGQPIYNPSDLVNLAPTLAISDVLLAMPSLSRKRRNEILSQIRTTRVAVRTLPSVTDLAQGKVSVSDLRELDIDDLLGREPVRPNHVLLAMNVRSKVVMVTGAGGSIGSELCRQILAVGPSKLLLIEQSEFALYNIHQELEEKLSGRDIVLVPLLASVQDDERMHEIMSTWHPDTVYHAAAYKHVPLVEHNPAEGIKNNVLGTMRTAKAAAENDVSDFVLISTDKAVRPTNIMGASKRLAEIVLQALASTSPSTKFSMVRFGNVLGSSGSVVPKFRQQIRDGGPITLTHSEITRYFMTIPEASQLVIQAGAMAKGGDVFVLDMGQPVKIMDLARRMIELSGLTIKDEQNPDGDIEIEITGLRPGEKLYEELLIGDNPKPTSHSRIVKAHEEFIPWSELEGKLKALEVALNVNDVGVIRLAMKKLVSGYTPSDEIVDWVYLEQESEVQALGLAG from the coding sequence ATGGATAACGGCATTGAAGGTTCTGGCAAGACATGGAGTGTCACATTGAAAAAAATAATAGATTATTTTCAGGGCTCAGGACTCAAGAGACTCCACGCCATGACAAAACCTCTGATTAAACTGGCCCTGCCTATCTTGGCATTGCCTAGAGCGGCGAAGCGCTTCATCGTCTTGTCCGTTGATTTGGGGCTCTGCATCCTGACGGTATGGCTGGCCTACTACCTGCGACTCGGCGAGTTTGTCGCGTTGTCTGGTACTGCCTTGTGGGCCGTTGGTGCTTCCATTGGTATTGCGCTGCCTATCTTTATCGTGTCAGGACTTTACCGGGCTATCTTCCGTTACAGCGGCTGGCCGGCTTTATTGGTGGTGTCTCGTGCCGTGGGCATTTACGGTTTGCTGTATGCGTCTATCTTCACCGCCATCGGGGTAACTGAGGTTCCCCGCACTGTAGGTATCATCCAGCCCATATTGCTGCTACTGCTCGTCGGTGTTACACGAGCTTTGGCTCGTGTCTGGTTAGGTGACCAGTACCTGAATATCCTGAAAAAAGCCTCTCGCTCCAAGGTTCTTATTTACGGTGCGGGCTCAACTGGACGTCAGCTAGTTGGTGCTATGGCTAATAGCCATGAGATGCAAGTCGTTGGGTTTCTCGACGACGATGATCGCCTCCATGGTCATGTATTAAATGGCCAGCCCATCTATAATCCATCAGATCTCGTCAACCTGGCTCCGACATTAGCCATCAGCGATGTGTTGCTGGCCATGCCCAGTCTGAGTCGCAAGCGACGCAACGAAATTCTGAGCCAGATTCGCACAACACGCGTGGCCGTACGCACCTTGCCTAGCGTCACCGACTTGGCTCAAGGCAAGGTAAGCGTCTCGGATCTGCGTGAACTCGACATTGACGACCTGCTCGGCCGAGAGCCTGTCAGGCCCAATCACGTCCTGCTGGCCATGAATGTGCGCAGCAAGGTTGTCATGGTGACCGGCGCTGGTGGTTCGATCGGAAGCGAATTGTGCCGTCAGATCCTTGCTGTTGGACCAAGCAAGCTGCTGCTAATTGAGCAGAGTGAATTCGCTCTCTATAACATTCACCAAGAGCTCGAAGAAAAGCTCTCTGGTCGTGATATCGTCTTGGTGCCCTTACTGGCCTCAGTACAGGACGACGAGCGGATGCACGAAATCATGTCGACTTGGCATCCTGACACGGTCTATCACGCCGCTGCCTACAAGCATGTACCCTTAGTCGAGCACAACCCTGCCGAGGGTATCAAGAACAACGTGCTCGGCACCATGCGTACAGCTAAAGCTGCTGCCGAAAACGACGTTTCTGACTTCGTCCTAATCAGCACCGACAAAGCAGTGCGTCCGACCAACATCATGGGTGCCAGCAAGCGATTGGCGGAAATAGTGCTGCAGGCACTTGCTTCAACAAGCCCAAGTACCAAATTCAGCATGGTCCGCTTTGGTAATGTGTTGGGCTCGTCAGGTTCGGTGGTGCCCAAGTTTCGCCAGCAAATCCGTGACGGTGGCCCCATCACGTTGACCCATTCCGAGATCACCCGCTATTTCATGACGATCCCTGAAGCCTCTCAGCTTGTGATCCAGGCTGGTGCAATGGCCAAGGGCGGTGATGTGTTTGTCCTTGATATGGGCCAGCCGGTCAAAATCATGGACTTGGCGCGGCGCATGATCGAACTCTCGGGATTGACCATCAAAGATGAGCAAAACCCAGACGGCGATATTGAGATTGAAATCACCGGCCTGCGCCCCGGTGAAAAGCTCTATGAGGAATTGCTCATCGGCGACAATCCTAAGCCTACATCTCATTCTCGGATCGTGAAAGCCCACGAAGAGTTCATTCCTTGGTCAGAGTTGGAGGGCAAACTGAAAGCCTTGGAAGTAGCGCTCAATGTGAATGATGTCGGCGTCATTCGCTTGGCAATGAAAAAGCTCGTCAGTGGCTATACGCCGAGCGATGAGATTGTCGACTGGGTGTATTTGGAGCAAGAATCCGAGGTACAGGCTCTCGGATTGGCGGGGTAA
- a CDS encoding MarC family protein, which produces MPPSDSARRLAWHNPGHAQPTRTKTVEPSFISATILLILITDPLGNIPLFIASMRQVEPERRRHIIVRECAIALVVLLIFLFFGQSFLRVLHLTDESIKIAGGVVLFLIAIKMIFPSPGGLFGAADNPSPEPFIVPIAIPLIAGPSAMATVMLMATNDPTRMIEWSLAVAISILVTLAVFLFSDRLQKWLGKQAITAMERLMGLVLTAVSIEMLLSGFAAYMRNLS; this is translated from the coding sequence GTGCCGCCATCTGACAGCGCAAGACGACTGGCATGGCATAATCCCGGCCACGCTCAGCCAACCCGTACCAAGACCGTGGAACCCTCGTTTATCTCCGCTACCATCCTGCTCATCCTGATCACGGATCCACTGGGCAACATTCCGTTGTTCATTGCTTCCATGCGGCAGGTAGAGCCCGAGCGGCGCCGTCACATCATCGTGCGCGAATGTGCAATTGCCTTGGTGGTCCTGCTGATTTTCCTGTTTTTCGGCCAGTCGTTCCTGCGGGTATTGCACCTGACGGACGAGTCCATCAAGATCGCCGGCGGCGTGGTGCTGTTCCTGATCGCCATCAAGATGATTTTCCCCAGCCCTGGCGGACTGTTTGGCGCGGCGGACAACCCCAGCCCCGAACCCTTCATCGTGCCGATTGCCATCCCGCTCATCGCCGGCCCATCTGCCATGGCCACGGTCATGCTGATGGCCACGAATGACCCGACCCGGATGATCGAATGGTCACTCGCCGTGGCCATCAGCATCTTGGTCACACTCGCCGTGTTCCTGTTTTCCGACCGACTGCAGAAATGGCTGGGTAAACAAGCCATTACAGCCATGGAACGCCTGATGGGGCTGGTTTTGACAGCAGTATCCATCGAGATGTTGTTGTCGGGATTTGCTGCTTACATGCGTAATTTGAGCTAA
- a CDS encoding dTDP-4-dehydrorhamnose reductase family protein — MKILVLGSSGMIGRTMFHVLAQRSDWQVIGSMRAKVFEGTAPGPIVGGIDLTNYDHLEHLFGQTHPEIVINCAGLTKHLPEGNAPIPALAMNALLPHRLAQLCEIAKARLIHVSTDCVFSGNVGEYKEQDATDATDVYGKTKALGEVVTGNVVTLRTSTIGHEHGTRFGLLEWFLAQNQCKGFRHAIFSGLPSVEFARVVRDIVIPNQSLSGLYHVGANPIDKLSLLQIVARIYQKDISIVIDETFRINRSLNTDKFSIATGYRAPAWPELIEAMYQDHIFMGKSYV; from the coding sequence ATGAAAATACTGGTTCTCGGATCTAGCGGCATGATTGGTCGAACTATGTTTCATGTCCTTGCTCAACGCTCAGACTGGCAAGTTATTGGATCCATGCGCGCAAAGGTGTTCGAGGGGACCGCACCCGGCCCAATTGTAGGAGGCATTGATCTTACTAATTACGATCACCTAGAGCATCTCTTTGGCCAGACACATCCAGAAATCGTGATCAACTGCGCTGGTTTAACCAAGCATCTTCCCGAAGGGAATGCCCCCATCCCAGCATTGGCGATGAATGCATTGTTGCCTCATAGACTTGCGCAATTATGCGAGATTGCCAAGGCACGACTGATCCATGTAAGCACAGATTGCGTATTTTCGGGAAACGTTGGTGAATACAAGGAGCAAGATGCTACCGATGCGACTGATGTCTATGGCAAGACAAAGGCACTCGGAGAAGTAGTCACGGGTAACGTGGTCACATTGCGTACTTCCACCATCGGACACGAGCATGGCACTCGCTTCGGTTTGCTAGAATGGTTTCTTGCTCAAAATCAATGCAAGGGATTCCGGCATGCCATTTTTTCAGGGTTGCCTTCAGTGGAATTCGCACGCGTGGTACGAGATATTGTTATTCCCAACCAATCGTTGAGCGGGCTATATCACGTGGGGGCAAACCCAATCGATAAACTAAGTCTATTACAGATTGTGGCTCGCATTTATCAGAAGGATATCAGTATCGTAATCGATGAAACGTTCCGGATCAATCGCAGCCTGAATACCGATAAGTTCTCGATAGCAACTGGATATCGCGCACCGGCTTGGCCTGAACTAATTGAGGCGATGTATCAGGACCATATATTTATGGGGAAATCGTATGTTTGA
- a CDS encoding polysaccharide biosynthesis protein, translating to MFDESVLMITGGTGSFGHTVLNRFLNTGVREIRVFSRDEKKQEDLRIALNNEKLRFYIGDVRDPESLRAAMKGVDYVFHAAALKQVPSCEFYPMEAVKTNVIGTENVLKTATEFGVQRVVVLSTDKAVYPINAMGISKAMAEKVMVASARAQGPCETVFCATRYGNVMASRGSVIPLFVSQIKSGNPITVTDPNMTRFLMSLEDSVDLVLYAFQYGQQGDIFVQKAPASTVADLAQALKELFGSDAAIKTIGTRHGEKLYESLISREEMAHAKEMGNYYCIPADNRDLNYTKYFSEGDQDISLLDDYTSHNTQRLNVQEIKQLLLGLDFIKEELNA from the coding sequence ATGTTTGATGAAAGTGTTTTGATGATCACCGGAGGAACCGGCTCTTTTGGCCATACCGTGCTCAATCGCTTTCTGAATACTGGAGTTCGTGAGATTCGGGTATTCAGTCGAGATGAGAAAAAGCAGGAAGACCTTCGTATCGCGCTCAATAATGAGAAGCTGCGGTTCTATATCGGTGACGTACGTGATCCAGAAAGCCTTCGTGCTGCCATGAAAGGTGTCGATTATGTTTTTCATGCGGCAGCGCTGAAGCAGGTACCGTCCTGTGAGTTCTATCCAATGGAGGCGGTAAAAACCAATGTGATCGGAACGGAAAACGTGCTGAAGACTGCCACGGAGTTCGGGGTGCAACGGGTGGTTGTGCTCAGTACCGACAAGGCGGTCTATCCGATTAACGCCATGGGGATTTCCAAGGCCATGGCGGAAAAGGTCATGGTTGCCTCTGCTCGTGCACAAGGACCTTGCGAAACAGTGTTTTGTGCGACTCGATATGGCAATGTTATGGCCTCGCGGGGGTCTGTGATTCCTCTGTTTGTATCGCAGATTAAGTCTGGTAATCCAATCACTGTGACTGATCCGAATATGACCCGCTTCCTCATGTCGTTAGAAGACTCGGTGGACTTGGTGTTGTATGCATTTCAGTATGGACAGCAAGGTGATATTTTTGTACAAAAGGCTCCTGCCTCGACTGTTGCTGATTTAGCGCAGGCTCTCAAAGAGCTTTTTGGTAGTGATGCTGCGATCAAAACTATCGGTACTCGCCATGGGGAGAAGCTTTACGAATCACTCATTTCCCGCGAGGAGATGGCCCATGCCAAGGAAATGGGCAATTACTATTGTATCCCTGCTGACAATCGAGACCTCAATTACACAAAGTACTTCAGTGAAGGCGATCAGGATATCTCCCTGTTGGATGACTACACATCGCATAATACTCAGCGTCTTAATGTTCAGGAGATCAAGCAGTTGCTGTTGGGACTGGATTTTATTAAGGAAGAATTAAATGCTTAA
- a CDS encoding UDP-glucose 4-epimerase family protein, whose product MAVLITGANGFVGSALCERLSKARLSVRCAVRKQTMAQDRNREIVVGSLSSETDWAVALREVDQVVHLAARVHIMNDKSTDPLAEFRRVNVEATVNLARQAASARVSRFVFISSIKVNGEFTEPGRPFTADDVPKPEDPYGISKCEAEKLLREISASTGMEVVIIRPPLVYGPGVKANFESIMRWLACGLPIPLAAATENRRSLVALDNLVDLIVTCLNHPAAANQTFLVSDGEDLSTAQLFKRMGAAMGHSARLFYLPLVLLKLGAIVLNKPSIYQRLCGSLQLDIAKTIQLLDWTPPVSVDEELRRAAESFKR is encoded by the coding sequence ATGGCTGTCCTCATAACCGGAGCGAATGGATTTGTCGGTTCTGCACTGTGTGAAAGGCTGAGCAAGGCTCGGCTATCGGTGCGCTGCGCTGTTAGAAAGCAGACTATGGCACAAGACCGCAACAGAGAAATTGTGGTGGGCAGCCTCTCGTCTGAAACCGACTGGGCAGTTGCCCTCAGAGAGGTGGATCAGGTCGTACATTTGGCTGCCCGTGTCCATATTATGAATGATAAGAGCACGGACCCATTAGCTGAGTTTCGTCGCGTCAATGTTGAGGCGACTGTCAATCTTGCTCGCCAAGCAGCATCTGCCAGAGTGAGTCGCTTTGTATTTATAAGCTCTATCAAGGTGAACGGCGAATTCACTGAACCGGGGAGACCTTTTACTGCAGATGATGTGCCCAAACCGGAAGATCCATATGGAATATCGAAGTGCGAGGCAGAAAAATTGCTCCGAGAAATTTCGGCAAGCACTGGTATGGAAGTGGTGATTATTCGGCCGCCTTTGGTGTATGGGCCAGGGGTGAAGGCGAACTTCGAGTCCATTATGCGCTGGCTGGCATGTGGTTTACCGATACCACTGGCTGCTGCGACCGAAAACCGCCGTAGCTTGGTCGCTCTGGATAATTTGGTGGACTTGATCGTGACGTGCTTGAATCACCCTGCAGCGGCGAACCAGACTTTCCTGGTAAGTGATGGCGAAGACCTTTCTACGGCACAACTTTTCAAGCGCATGGGGGCTGCGATGGGGCATTCGGCACGACTATTTTACCTGCCGCTTGTATTGTTGAAGCTGGGGGCGATCGTATTAAATAAGCCAAGCATATATCAGCGTCTGTGCGGTTCATTGCAACTGGATATTGCCAAAACTATTCAACTATTGGATTGGACTCCTCCTGTGTCAGTGGATGAAGAGCTGCGGCGTGCTGCTGAAAGTTTTAAGCGATGA
- the mutY gene encoding A/G-specific adenine glycosylase encodes MSSSASFSLRLIAWQRQHGRHHLPWQSPDPYRVWVSEIMLQQTQVSTVLGFYERFIARFPDVATLAAAPLDDVLALWSGLGYYTRARNLHRAARLVEDTLGGVFPVDPAELERLPGIGRSTAAAIAAFAAGARVAILDGNVKRVLTRWAGIEGWPGDKKVEARLWQLATLLLPPGSGDMAAYTQGQMDLGSLVCTRSKPGCGVCPLSLDCVAYRDGRCRELPTPRPKKTIPVRDACWLLAQDEQGRVLLTRRPEQGIWGGLWSLPELASSDAVDEAASALGFAVRDIGPALPEVEHVFTHFRLIATPVPVRAQPLGSVPGCGWFTAQERDELGLPAPVRRLLSGL; translated from the coding sequence ATGTCGTCTTCCGCTTCGTTTTCGCTTCGCCTGATTGCCTGGCAACGCCAGCATGGCCGTCATCACCTGCCCTGGCAATCGCCGGACCCGTACCGGGTCTGGGTGTCGGAAATCATGCTGCAACAGACGCAGGTCAGCACCGTGCTCGGCTTCTACGAACGCTTCATTGCCCGTTTTCCCGATGTTGCCACGCTGGCAGCGGCTCCGCTGGATGACGTGCTGGCGTTGTGGAGCGGTCTGGGTTACTACACACGGGCCCGCAACCTGCATCGTGCCGCCCGGCTGGTCGAGGATACGCTGGGCGGGGTGTTTCCCGTTGATCCGGCCGAACTGGAGCGTCTGCCTGGCATCGGCCGCTCGACGGCCGCAGCGATTGCCGCTTTTGCCGCCGGTGCCCGGGTAGCGATCCTCGACGGAAACGTCAAACGGGTGCTGACACGCTGGGCCGGCATTGAAGGCTGGCCGGGCGACAAAAAGGTCGAGGCGCGGCTGTGGCAGCTCGCTACCCTGTTGTTGCCACCCGGCTCCGGGGACATGGCAGCGTATACCCAGGGGCAGATGGATCTGGGCAGCCTGGTCTGTACCCGCAGCAAGCCGGGCTGTGGCGTCTGTCCGTTGTCTCTCGACTGCGTGGCGTACCGTGATGGCCGTTGCCGGGAGCTGCCGACCCCTCGTCCGAAAAAAACTATCCCAGTCCGGGATGCCTGCTGGTTATTGGCGCAGGATGAGCAGGGGCGGGTGCTGCTGACCCGTCGCCCCGAGCAGGGCATCTGGGGCGGGCTGTGGAGTCTGCCCGAGCTGGCCTCCAGTGACGCTGTCGATGAAGCCGCTTCCGCGCTCGGATTTGCCGTACGGGACATCGGGCCGGCCCTGCCGGAGGTCGAACACGTCTTTACCCACTTTCGCCTGATCGCCACCCCGGTGCCGGTGCGGGCGCAGCCTCTGGGTAGCGTACCCGGCTGCGGCTGGTTTACGGCGCAGGAACGGGATGAACTGGGGTTGCCGGCACCGGTCAGGCGCCTGCTGTCCGGTCTTTGA